TTCTGACGGCTTCCTGCTTCGTTGAACGCCAATCATTTATATATTTCTCCTTTATCTCTTTCACCTTCATCTTCTGGGAATCAGTAAGCTGAAGCCCCCTCTCGAAGTCAGCATATGAATCCTGTGCAAAGAGAGGGGGCACAAAAAGGAGGAAGAGGAGAAGGGCAACTATATATCTCATGGATTTACCGGCACCCATACCTTATGTGATGGAACCCATTTCCCGCCAATCCACTGGCCCTGGACATCGACCCATTGACCCGGTGGCTGCTGAACATTTTCCGGTGCAGCATAAGTACGTTGTTGCTGGGCGTTTTGTACGTTCTTCTGTTTCTGGTAATCCATCTCATGTCCCACGATAGCACCGCCAAGAGCACCGCCAGCTGCACCGATGAGGGTTCCTGCTGTGTTGTTTCCAATAACCTGGCCGGCAATTGCGCCAAGCCCGGCGCCCACAGCAGCGCCTTTCGAAGTATCGCTCATACCCTCAATGGAAGCACAGGAGAAGGTAAAAAATCCTACAACAATCATCAAGATAAATACATTATTTTTTTTCATCTTAAATCTCCCCTCAATTAACCTTACAATAAAATCGTTCAAAGTCCGACGTTTTGAATAAAGGCCCTTACTTATTTTATGAACCTTGAACGTTGAACCTTGAACGTTGAACATGTGTAATACCTCAGTTACTGCACACAGGGACCGGCACCTGTACCGGCGCCCGGGCCCATACCTCTGCCCATACCCTTACCCATACCGGGACCATAGCCTGATTCACCGATTTTCTTGATCTGTTCAGGGGTAAGTATCTTTCTCTGGGCAAGCTTAAACTGAACCATCTTGTCCTGCATGGTCTGCTTTAATGCATTCATCTCTTTCTGCTTTGCAAGGATTGCAGCATCACTCGAATTCGGATCGGCATAGAGGTTCTTCAATTCCGCTCTCTTTTTAAACATCTCATACCGGGCCGCTGAAGTATCATTTCTGAATTTTTCCCGTGCCTGCCACATCTTATCCTGCTGCTCCTGGGTAAGATTCAGGTTTGCGTACATGCCTGCGCCATAACCCATTCCCATACCCGGACCACCACAACCAAAGCCTGCGCCTTTCGGCCCGTAAGCAAAAACCGTTGCTGCAAATGCCACAAAGAGCACCACCATAATTCCTGCATACCGTTTTTTCATTTTATCCTCCTGTTAAAAAATTTTATTTACTGCCCTATTATAGAGCAATACCTGTGCCACAATATCATCTGCCTCTAATTAATCGTAATTTACTGTAATTGTTAATAATTTATTGTACAGGGATAAAACGCCTTTGTGTCGTTGAGGCAATGAATGTCGAAGTGGATTGCATTGCTCGACACATATGTCGAAGGTGCTTTTTGTTACCTCTCACCTGGAAAATATGATATATTCTAACTTCTCAAAAAGGTATTATCCGTGAAGAATATCCTCACCATAGCAGGCTTTGACCCCTCGTCCGGGGCAGGCATCACAAAAGACCTTGATGTGTTCTTCTCCCTCGGAATACACGGCATTTCTGTGCCAACCTGCATCGTGAATCAGGGTCCAAAGGGGGTTACAGGTATTTACCCCATTCCGCCTGACCAGTTCTCGTACATGCTCGAAGCAGTAACAAGTGGGGCAAGGATAGATGGCGTAAAAATTGGCGTTATGTGGGACGAGGCACATGTTGAAGTCCTATCGGAATTCATCAAGGCAATAATTGAAAATAATCCCCCCCAATTCCCCCCTTTATACCTGTCCTCGCGAAGCGGGGAAAAGGAGGGCGAGGGGGTATTTATTCCCGTTGTCCTTGATCCCGTCATATCTGCAAAAAACAACACCCGCCTCATCACGGACAGAGGGCTGAAAAAACTCGTCGATTCAATGCTTCCCCTGACAACCGTTATTACCCCCAATATCGACGAAGTACACCTCATCACGGGAACAAAGATCGAATGTCTCAACGACATGAAGGCATGTGCAGAGAAAATCCTGAACATGGGCCCAAAATCCGTTGTCATAAAAGGGGGGCACCTTGAAGGCGAACCTATTGATCTCCTCTATGACGGCAACGAGTTTACGACATGGCAGAAAAAACGGATAGACAGGGAAGTTCACGGCACAGGATGTACATTTTCCTCATTACTCATTTCTTTCCTTGTGCATGGCTATCATCTGAAGGATGCATTCATTATGTCTGAGCAATACATGCAGGATTTGCTGAAAGAAAGTTACAGGATTGCAGATAACGGGTATTTTTATATGTCCTCTGCAATCGCATCATCAGGCTTTAAGCGGAAAATTCCTTAAAACTCATAAAAAAGATGGAGATGATACGATCATGAAAAACCAACTTACGGCAGCACGCGAGGGGAAAATCACCCCGGCAATGGAAAAGGTTGCGCAGGATGAAGGCGTCGACAAAGAACAACTACGGCAATACATTGCCGAGGGAAAAGCGACAATCCTCGCAAATAATAGGCACAAAAATTTCACCCCCAAGGGCGTGGGAAAAGGCTTAAGTGTCAAAGTGAACGCCAACCTCGGGACATCCTCCGAGCGGATCGATATCGATGCAGAGCTCGAAAAGCTCGATATGGCCACAAAGGCCGGCGCTGATACGGTCATGGACCTGAGCACCGGCGGCAACCTCGACGAAATCCGTAAAATCATCATGGACAAAGCAAGCATACCCATCGGCACCGTACCTATCTATCAGGCAGCCGTAGAAGCAGTGAAAAAGAGAAAGTCCATTACCAAACTTGATCCTGACGAGTTCTTTGATGTGATAGAGAAACACGGGATGGATGGTGTTGACTTCATTACCGTCCACTGCGGTGTCACAAAGAGGTCCATTGAGAGGCTGAAAAAACAGGGGAGGATTACCGGCATCGTAAGCAGGGGTGGTGCGTTCCTCACTGAGTGGATCATCGTGAACAACAAGGAAAACCCCCTCTATGAACAGTATGACAGGCTCATCAGGATTGCAAAAAAATATGACATGACCCTGAGCCTTGGCGATGGCCTGAGACCAGGGTGTATTGCCGATGCTACAGACAGGGGGCAGATCGAAGAGCTTATCATCCTCGGTGAACTCTGCGCTGAAGCACTAAAAAACGGTGTGCAGGTCATGATCGAAGGCCCCGGACACGTGCCCATCAACCAGATTGAAACGAACATAATTCTCCAGAAAAAGCTCTGCAACGATGCCCCTTTTTACGTGCTGGGCCCCATTGTCACCGATATAGCGCCGGGCTATGACCATATCACCTCTGCCATCGGAGGCGCACTCGCGGCCTTCTATGGTGCGGATTTCCTATGTTATGTAACCCCGTCTGAACACCTGGGACTTCCCACACCGAAGGATGTGCGTGATGGCGTCATGGTCACAAGGATCGCAGCCCATGCGGCAGACCTCGCACGTGGCAATGAAAAGGCGTTCCAGCGTGACAAGGCCATGTCCGTATACCGGAAGGCCCTGGATTGGGAGGGGCAGATCAAATGTGCGATCGATCCGGAAAAGATAACGGACTTCAGGAAGGGGCGCAACCTACATGATGACGTGTGCAGCATGTGCGGCGAATTCTGCGCAATGAAGATTGTGAAGGATTATTTTAAGAAATAGCGGTTAGTGCCTACTGCTTAGCGCTTAGCGAATCCATGTTGCCAATCCAAATATACACAGTCTCTGACCTTACCGCCGGCATAAAACGCGTTATCAACTCCCAATTCCGCGATATACTCGTGGAAGGTGAGATTTCCAACCTGAAACTCTACCCTTCCGGGCATCTCTATTTTACCCTCAAAGATGACAATGCCATGATCAAGGCTGTGGTCTTCAACTTTTACAATAAATATCCAACAGAAATGGTACAGGACGGTATAGCGGTCATTTGCAAGGGACGGGTTGATGTCTATGAGAAGCGGGGTGAATACAGGCTTCTTGTTGATATGATAGAGGTAAGGGGGCTGGGGCTTTTCCAGTTGAAATTTCAGATGCTGAAGGAGAAGCTGTATAAGGAAGGATTATTTGCTGCAGAGAAAAAGAAACCGCTTCCGATACTCCCGCAGAGGATCGGCATCGTCACATCTCCGGCAGGCGCCGCAATCAGGGATATGCTGAAGATTATCTTCGGGAAATACGGAAATATGGCAGTTGAAATTTATCCGGTGAAGGTACAGGGCGATGATGCCTGTTATGAGATTGCAGAGGGGATTGAATACTTCAATAAAACCGGAGAAGTTGATGTAATTATTGTGGGAAGAGGAGGAGGCTCTCTTGAAGACCTTGCCCCGTTTAATGAGGAGATGGTGGCAAGGGCAATCTATGCTTCTCATATCCCGGTCGTCTCCGGCGTGGGCCACGAGATAGACTTTACGATAGCCGATTTTGTGTCTGATGTGCGGGCGCCAACGCCTACTGCTGCTGCAGATATGGCTGTGCAAAGCAAAAATGAGCTTTCAGAGGCTCTCCTTAACACAAAAAATGCCCTGGAACAAGGCATCAGAAAGAAGATTGAAAAATCGAAGTTTATGCTTTATGAGAATACGATGGAACTAAGGGAAAAGAAAGACATCTTCACATCTTACAGGATGTATCTGGATGAACTCCTCAATAACCTCCTTCACGGTTTTTCGAACTATTTCAGGGATCAGAAGACCCGTCTTGATGCTATGGCCCAACGGCTTACCGACCTCAACCCCAAAAGCATCCTTAAAAGGGGATACAGCATCACCATGAAGAAAGACACCCGCGAAGTCGTCATTGATTCCAATCAGGTTGCCGGCGGCGAGGAATTGTCAATCACCCTCCATAAAGGCACAATCAATGTAATTGCAGGCGGTGAATAATCCGGCTGTCAGCAATCAGCTAATCCGGTTCCGGTATCCAGCATCTCGCTATCAGCCATGCGCTGCTTTTATGGCTTCTCTCAGCGCCTTATACACCATCTCAATCTCCTCCACTTTCATATTCGTATAAAAAGGAAGGGCCAGGATTGATTCCCCCGCAGCTTCAGACTCAGGAAAGTCTCCGGGCTTAAAACCAAACTGCTCCCGATAGAAAGGCTGGAGATGGATGGGGCTGAAATATGGCCTTGCCGGGATGCCGCGCTCAGCCAGAAGAATAATTATCTTATCCCTGCTGATCCCGGGGGCTAAACGCACCACATAGACAAACCAACTCATACGTGTCGTTGTGGGGGCAATCTTTAAAGGACTGACGCTTTCAAGGCGGGACAGGATTCTGTTGTATTCCTGTGCCACGTTGTCCCGTTTGCGTAACAATTCGTCGAGACGCCTTATCTGAACAACACCGACGGCAGCATTCAATTCAGACATGCGGTAGTTGTATCCAAGACGGCTATGGTTCAACCACCCGTCAAACTTGTCCCTCCCCTGATTTCTCAGGCTTCGGAAAAGGTTCGCCCAGTCTTCGTCGTTGGTCACTAATACAGCGCCTTCGCCGCTCGTCATCTGTTTATTGGGATAAAAGGCATACGTGCCGGCCCTGCCTATTACCCCTACCCTGCGGCCTTTATATTCTGCCCCGATTGCCTCGCATGCATCCTCGATCACGATAAGATTATGTCTTTCAGCAATCTCCATAATCGGGTCAATGTCTGCCGGTTGGCCGAAAACATGCACCACGATGATTGCCCGTGTCCGTTCCGTAATCGCTGTCTCTATCCTGCCGGCATCCATATTCAATGTCACTGGATCAATATCCACGAATACCGGTTTAGCCCGCTCAAAAAGTATACAGTTTGCCGATGCTATAAAACTGAACGGCGACGTAATGACCTCATCGCCTGGTTTAATATGTGCTGCCACCATACAGAGATGGAGCGCTGAAGTGCCATTTATAACCGCTATCGCATGGCCGGCCCTTGCCTCTCCGGCAGCTAACCCCTCGAATGTTACTGTTTGGGAACCAATACTCAGGTTACGGGATTGCATGACCCGTAAGACCGCCTGAATCTCCTCAGATGTAATATCCGGCATTGCCATTGGCACCTTCAAGGATGATGATGGCACTGCCCCCTGCTCATCCGCCTGATCTATGAGGCTGCTGAAAGAAGACACCATGGAAAAAGGAATCGGAATACCCTGACAGAAAGATTTAATGTTTTCAACTGTCTGGGTTGGTGCGCTGGGCATAGCAACAATCACTTCATCAATGCGTTTCTCTTTCACTATTTCAACTAACCTGATCAAAGGGCCGGATACCGTCAGGCCCTGTATTTTCATACCTATTTTTTTGGGATCATCATCAAGAAAAGCCACGGGCTGCAATCCCAACTGCGGATTAGTCAGCAATTCCCGTGAGATATTGACTCCTGTATGACCGGCGCCGGCAATCAACACCCGCCGGTTAGGGCTTATTCCCGTCATTTTCCAATCAATGTCGCCAGGGTAACGTTCCATCATTTTCAGGATCACCCGAAAACCGCCCAGTAAAAACAGGCTCATTATACCTTCAAGAATGAGCAGTGAACGCGGGAAAACCCCTCGCATCCAAAACGGGTTAAGAATAAACAGTGAAATTACAGAGAGAATGATTGAGCCGATCAAGACCGACACAGTCAGAGACATAAAGTCTTTCGTATAGGCATAGCGCCATATACGCCTGTATATGCCTGAAAAATAGAAAACTGTCGGGCGAAGTATCATGGCAAAGACGATAAATGGCCAGATTATCCGTAAATAATAGCTGAATAATAGTTTGTCGGGATAGACTGCCTCCAGCCTGAGCATCATGGCAAAAATGATGGCAACGGATGTCAGCAGTGCATCAGCAATAATCATGTACCAGTAGCGTTTCATGGTTTGTGTATTGTAACAGTTTTAACGAGAAAGTAAAAGATTCAATACGCAGTTTAAATCACAGTTTGTATTTATCTCATGCTTTGTATAAGAATTTCGCACTTTTAACAATATTCCCGGTATCAACTATAGGGATGTCGAAAAGGGAAAAATCGATGGTGCGGTATTCGTCATGAGGCGTAGCGATGAGCAGGAGGTTATAATCATCTGAGATTTCTACCGATTTTCTACCGGCAAACCGGGGAAATTCACGAGTGTGTCTGATAACGGGTAGATACGGGTCATTGTAGCTGTCGGAACTATTGTAATGAATAGAGCTATTATTATGTAGAAAAAGGAAAGGTAATTTGCAGTAATTTATGAATATTTATAGATATTTTTTGCATTTGTAGTTAATTACCCGGTTACTATAAATTAGAATAGTTCTGAACTGTAGCTTCCGCCGGAGTGACAGTGCTTTGGTAAGCAATCAGCTAAGGAAATTGGGTTTTCCCAAGCTGATTGCTTTATTTTTAAAGAATACTTGCTTTCAGTGACATACAGATGTGTGTGTGGTGGTAGTGCTGCTGCTGCCGGAAGAAGCGCCTACGACTGCAAGCCCTGCTGCAACTACCGCTGCACCAAGTGCGATTGTTCCTACACCAACACCTGCACCTACTGCTGCACCTGCGCTAGCGCCTGCGGCACCCGCGCCTGCTGCACCTGTGGGCATTACAGCGCCGACCTCACCCATGATACCCTGTATTACCGCTGGTGCAAAGGCCGCCGGTAGTGTCGGTGCAAGACCTGCCACTACCGTTGTGAACTGTCCGGCTACAACAGTCACGACCTGTGTCGGCAGCGCCGGATTAAAAACAGTAATAGCATTCTGAAGGGCATAGAATGTTGTCCCAGGGTTCTCTGAGATAACGGTCAACCACTCGGTTCCCCTTGCTCCTGCAACGGCAGTAGGGGTGTGGACTTCAAATTTGGAATCCGGATCAAGAAATTTTTCAACTTTGGCATGCATAGCACCGGCTTTTAACGAAACAATACTGCTCCTCTTGTTTTTATCAAGCAAATACTCCGTAACTTCAAGGTTTGACTTCTGGCCGACACTGAGCAGGGTATCGTCGGTTAACAACAGCTTTGCCCTTGCTTTATCGGCTGTTGCTACAACGTCCTTTGTCTGGACAGCATCGCCAACCTTTGGTGTGGCGGTTACCTTTGCTCTCAACAGGGAAACATCGCCACGAATTTCATTAAATTTTCCTACAACATCGGCAAGGAGCGGGGCAGGAAATAAAATCTGCAGGGCTAACAAAACAACAAAAAAACTGTAAAACACCTTTTTCGAATTCATAATACGCCTCCCTTACTGTTTATTAAAACTAAAATGTTGATTCTTTGAAAAAATATTACATTGGGGTATTAATTCTGTCAAGAGAAAACACAACTGAAACCTAAATTTCTCTTGAAAAATAGGGCTCGCGTGTGATATTCATCACATGCGAGCGGGGGAATCAATCTGTTATAATTGAATTCAAAAATACGTCATTGTAGCTCGTCACAATATGCTTAATTCATTTATTATTTTAAGATGTTACGATACATCCAACGGCGGTAGCTTGTTTATAATAAGGTAAAAGGCGAAGCGGAGATGCTGGATACTTGATGCTGGATGGCCCTGAACCGTGAACTGTGAACAGCTTTTTATTCCATGAGCCATGAGCTATCTTTGAGGTCAATAAGGAAAATGGAAATTACTACAATACAAGTTTTTATTGACTTCCCTGTATTTAACAATATAAAATCAATATGTTCAATGTTTGAACGAGCCGCAAAATCCTGTTTTACAACATTCTGCAAACATTGTAGACGGCGGTAGCCTATCATGGTGAAGTTGTGAAAGAATCACAGTTCAAGGCATTACTCGAAATATCAACAGAAAATGAAATGACCCAGCGTGTGCTTTCAAGCAGGCTCGGCTTGAGCCTCGGCAGCGTAAATTATATTATTAAGGCATTAATCCAGAAGGGATATGTCAAGGCAAAAAGGTTCAAAAATTCCAGCAACAAGATTGGTTACATGTACATCCTCACCCCTGAAGGCATGAAAGAGAAGATAAACCAGACAGAGACATTCATGCAACGAAAGAGGGAAGAATATGAAAGGCTTAAGGCAGAAATGGATACGCTCAATGGTTTTGTTGATCCCCATGATTAGCGAGCGTCTTTACAATTTGGTGGAGGTTGAACGACAGGGGTTCCGTGACCGTATAACAGAGATTCTAAATAAGCGCCACGAGATTCTCTTCGCCTATTTATATGGTTCTTTTATTGAAGAACCCGACCTGCCATTTCACGACATAGATATTGGTGTCTACGTATCGGGTCTGCCAGAGGCGAAATCGGTGCCTTATATGCTTGACCTGGCTCAGATGATAAGTGAAACACTGGGTATGCCCGTCGATGCACGTGTCCTCAATTTTACCCCTGTAAGCTATTTGTACCACGTGATCCAAGGCGACCTTCTTGTTGATAGGGACGACGACTTCCGCTCCACTTTTGTAGAACGAGTCATCGCAAAGTACCTCGATATTAAACCAAGGATCTACTCTGCCATGAAAGAGGTGTTTGCTACATGATTCTTAACCGTGAACTTATTATGAGTAAATGCCGGGAGATTGAGGAATGCATAGAACGGTTGGAGCGCGTCACAGAAAAGTCAAAAGACGATTTTCTAAAAGAACAGGACCTGAAAGATATTGCCTCATACAGGCTAATGATTGCTATCGAAGCCGCTCTGGCTCTGTGCTATCATGTTGCAGCAAAACAACTCAGAAAGGTACCGACAGAATACGCTGAGTGCTTTGTCGTTCTGGCGGACGCTGGCATAATCACCCCAGACCTGTCCGGTCGATTGCAGAAAATGGCCCGTTTTCGTAACTTGCTTGTACACATGTACTGGAAATTAGATTATACAATTCTTTACGACATAATCGAGAATAATCTTGGCGATTTACGTGAATTTATGCGCGCGATCGCGTCCTTAGAGATAGAAAGTCATAATAGAACATTGAACAAATCAAAGGAGTTAACTTGAAAGCTCTCATTACCGGCATAACTGGCCAGGACGGTTCTTACCTTGCTGAGTTCTTGCTCTCCAAGGGCTATGAAGTGCACGGTCTCATCCGTCGCGCAAGCACGTTTAATACCGGCAGGATAGACCATATCTATCTTGACCCGCATGTAACAGGGACTAAACTATTTTTGCATTATGGCGATCTTTCCGATTCTGGTCAGCTTATAAATCTGATTTATAATATACAGCCCGATGAGGTGTATCATGTCGGCGCACAGAGTCATGTTAAGGTGAGTTTTGACATGCCGGAATACACGGGAGATATAACAGGAATCGGCACAACAAGGCTTCTTGAGGCCATTCGAAGAAGTGGAATAAAAACAAAATTCTATCAGGCTTCATCTTCAGAACTTTTTGGCGCTTCGCCTCCTCCGCAGAACGAAAAGACGTTATTCTATCCCCGCAGCCCCTATGCGGCAGCAAAAATATATGCCTACTGGATGACAGTTAATTATAGAGAGGGTTACAACATTTTTGCCTGTAACGGCATTCTCTTCAATCACGAATCGCCCCGCCGCGGCGAGACATTTGTCACACGTAAAATTACCAGGGCCCTTGCTAATGTTCTCGCAGGCAACCAGAAGAAACTTTACCTCGGCAACCTCAATGCCAAGCGTGACTGGGGATTTGCCCCTGAATATGTAGAAATGATGTGGCTTATGCTCCAGCAGGACAAACCTGATGACTACGTAGTAGGCACTGGCGAAAGCCACTCGATCCGTGAATTTGTCGAATCAGCCTTTGTTTATGCAGGAATCGAGCTCGAATGGCAGGGCACCGGCACCAACGAAAAAGGCATCATAAAGTCCGTAAGTCGTGATTCGTTAATCGTGAACAGTATTAATGCCGCCGAATCACAAATCACCAATCACGAACTACGACCAGGCTCCGTCCTGGTGGAGATTGACCCTCGCTACTTCCGCCCTACTGAGGTTGACTTCCTCCTTGCAGACATTACTAAAGCCAAAAAACAAATTGGCTGGCAACCTCGCATCACATTCTCCGAACTCGTTAAAATTATGGTCGATTACGATCTGAAACTCGTCGGCATTACCCCTCCCGGCGACGGCATTAGTATCTGCGGTGAAAAATGTTTCAACTACACGACTCACTCATTTGCAACCAACGAACATATTCGAGAACGTTAGCGAAATATATGATAACGTTTCTTTGGTTTCTATGGTTGCATATCTAACCAGAGAAACTAATATGAATTTGAACGACATGCGAATAACGGTAACTGGAGCAAAGGGGTTTTTAGGAACTTACCTTATCGACAAACTCCAAGACCACGGCTATCAGTACATTTCCATCGCTGACCTGCCTGAGTACAACCTCGTGAACCTTGCCGACATTCAACGTATGTACACCGACCAGAAACCCGATATCGTCATCCACCTTGCTGCAAAAGTGGGTGGTATAGGATTTAATCAGGAAAACCCCGCCTCTCTTTTTTATGAAAATGCCATGATGGGCATTCAGTTGATACACGAAGGTTACTTGAGGGGAATTAAAAAATTTGTAGCCCTTGGCACTATCTGCGCCTACCCGAAATTCGCTCCCGTTCCCTTCAAAGAAGATGATATATGGAACGGCTACCCTGAAGAAACAAACGCCCCATATGGATTGGCAAAAAAGATGATGCTTGTCCAGTCCCAGGCATATCGTCAGCAATACGGTTTTAATTCAATATTTCTTTTGCCTGTGAATTTATATGGCCCAGGGGACAACTTCAGTTTTAAATCCTCTCACGTTATCCCGGCGCTCA
The DNA window shown above is from Pseudomonadota bacterium and carries:
- a CDS encoding hydroxymethylpyrimidine/phosphomethylpyrimidine kinase, coding for MKNILTIAGFDPSSGAGITKDLDVFFSLGIHGISVPTCIVNQGPKGVTGIYPIPPDQFSYMLEAVTSGARIDGVKIGVMWDEAHVEVLSEFIKAIIENNPPQFPPLYLSSRSGEKEGEGVFIPVVLDPVISAKNNTRLITDRGLKKLVDSMLPLTTVITPNIDEVHLITGTKIECLNDMKACAEKILNMGPKSVVIKGGHLEGEPIDLLYDGNEFTTWQKKRIDREVHGTGCTFSSLLISFLVHGYHLKDAFIMSEQYMQDLLKESYRIADNGYFYMSSAIASSGFKRKIP
- the gmd gene encoding GDP-mannose 4,6-dehydratase, coding for MKALITGITGQDGSYLAEFLLSKGYEVHGLIRRASTFNTGRIDHIYLDPHVTGTKLFLHYGDLSDSGQLINLIYNIQPDEVYHVGAQSHVKVSFDMPEYTGDITGIGTTRLLEAIRRSGIKTKFYQASSSELFGASPPPQNEKTLFYPRSPYAAAKIYAYWMTVNYREGYNIFACNGILFNHESPRRGETFVTRKITRALANVLAGNQKKLYLGNLNAKRDWGFAPEYVEMMWLMLQQDKPDDYVVGTGESHSIREFVESAFVYAGIELEWQGTGTNEKGIIKSVSRDSLIVNSINAAESQITNHELRPGSVLVEIDPRYFRPTEVDFLLADITKAKKQIGWQPRITFSELVKIMVDYDLKLVGITPPGDGISICGEKCFNYTTHSFATNEHIRER
- a CDS encoding periplasmic heavy metal sensor encodes the protein MKKRYAGIMVVLFVAFAATVFAYGPKGAGFGCGGPGMGMGYGAGMYANLNLTQEQQDKMWQAREKFRNDTSAARYEMFKKRAELKNLYADPNSSDAAILAKQKEMNALKQTMQDKMVQFKLAQRKILTPEQIKKIGESGYGPGMGKGMGRGMGPGAGTGAGPCVQ
- a CDS encoding DUF86 domain-containing protein; the encoded protein is MILNRELIMSKCREIEECIERLERVTEKSKDDFLKEQDLKDIASYRLMIAIEAALALCYHVAAKQLRKVPTEYAECFVVLADAGIITPDLSGRLQKMARFRNLLVHMYWKLDYTILYDIIENNLGDLREFMRAIASLEIESHNRTLNKSKELT
- a CDS encoding glycine zipper domain-containing protein, whose translation is MKKNNVFILMIVVGFFTFSCASIEGMSDTSKGAAVGAGLGAIAGQVIGNNTAGTLIGAAGGALGGAIVGHEMDYQKQKNVQNAQQQRTYAAPENVQQPPGQWVDVQGQWIGGKWVPSHKVWVPVNP
- the thiC gene encoding phosphomethylpyrimidine synthase ThiC → MKNQLTAAREGKITPAMEKVAQDEGVDKEQLRQYIAEGKATILANNRHKNFTPKGVGKGLSVKVNANLGTSSERIDIDAELEKLDMATKAGADTVMDLSTGGNLDEIRKIIMDKASIPIGTVPIYQAAVEAVKKRKSITKLDPDEFFDVIEKHGMDGVDFITVHCGVTKRSIERLKKQGRITGIVSRGGAFLTEWIIVNNKENPLYEQYDRLIRIAKKYDMTLSLGDGLRPGCIADATDRGQIEELIILGELCAEALKNGVQVMIEGPGHVPINQIETNIILQKKLCNDAPFYVLGPIVTDIAPGYDHITSAIGGALAAFYGADFLCYVTPSEHLGLPTPKDVRDGVMVTRIAAHAADLARGNEKAFQRDKAMSVYRKALDWEGQIKCAIDPEKITDFRKGRNLHDDVCSMCGEFCAMKIVKDYFKK
- a CDS encoding MarR family EPS-associated transcriptional regulator; the protein is MKESQFKALLEISTENEMTQRVLSSRLGLSLGSVNYIIKALIQKGYVKAKRFKNSSNKIGYMYILTPEGMKEKINQTETFMQRKREEYERLKAEMDTLNGFVDPHD
- a CDS encoding FecR domain-containing protein; translated protein: MNSKKVFYSFFVVLLALQILFPAPLLADVVGKFNEIRGDVSLLRAKVTATPKVGDAVQTKDVVATADKARAKLLLTDDTLLSVGQKSNLEVTEYLLDKNKRSSIVSLKAGAMHAKVEKFLDPDSKFEVHTPTAVAGARGTEWLTVISENPGTTFYALQNAITVFNPALPTQVVTVVAGQFTTVVAGLAPTLPAAFAPAVIQGIMGEVGAVMPTGAAGAGAAGASAGAAVGAGVGVGTIALGAAVVAAGLAVVGASSGSSSTTTTHTSVCH
- a CDS encoding nucleotidyltransferase domain-containing protein gives rise to the protein MKGLRQKWIRSMVLLIPMISERLYNLVEVERQGFRDRITEILNKRHEILFAYLYGSFIEEPDLPFHDIDIGVYVSGLPEAKSVPYMLDLAQMISETLGMPVDARVLNFTPVSYLYHVIQGDLLVDRDDDFRSTFVERVIAKYLDIKPRIYSAMKEVFAT
- the xseA gene encoding exodeoxyribonuclease VII large subunit — encoded protein: MLPIQIYTVSDLTAGIKRVINSQFRDILVEGEISNLKLYPSGHLYFTLKDDNAMIKAVVFNFYNKYPTEMVQDGIAVICKGRVDVYEKRGEYRLLVDMIEVRGLGLFQLKFQMLKEKLYKEGLFAAEKKKPLPILPQRIGIVTSPAGAAIRDMLKIIFGKYGNMAVEIYPVKVQGDDACYEIAEGIEYFNKTGEVDVIIVGRGGGSLEDLAPFNEEMVARAIYASHIPVVSGVGHEIDFTIADFVSDVRAPTPTAAADMAVQSKNELSEALLNTKNALEQGIRKKIEKSKFMLYENTMELREKKDIFTSYRMYLDELLNNLLHGFSNYFRDQKTRLDAMAQRLTDLNPKSILKRGYSITMKKDTREVVIDSNQVAGGEELSITLHKGTINVIAGGE
- a CDS encoding DegT/DnrJ/EryC1/StrS family aminotransferase; the protein is MAMPDITSEEIQAVLRVMQSRNLSIGSQTVTFEGLAAGEARAGHAIAVINGTSALHLCMVAAHIKPGDEVITSPFSFIASANCILFERAKPVFVDIDPVTLNMDAGRIETAITERTRAIIVVHVFGQPADIDPIMEIAERHNLIVIEDACEAIGAEYKGRRVGVIGRAGTYAFYPNKQMTSGEGAVLVTNDEDWANLFRSLRNQGRDKFDGWLNHSRLGYNYRMSELNAAVGVVQIRRLDELLRKRDNVAQEYNRILSRLESVSPLKIAPTTTRMSWFVYVVRLAPGISRDKIIILLAERGIPARPYFSPIHLQPFYREQFGFKPGDFPESEAAGESILALPFYTNMKVEEIEMVYKALREAIKAAHG